The genomic stretch GCCCTTTTCAGTTCTGCTGTTTGCTACTGCGTTACCGTTAGCGTGGTGGTGGCGTTCACTCCGCCCGAGCTGCCCTGGATTTGTGTGTTGCCTGTCGCGATGGCTGTCGCCAGCCCGTTGGCATCGATTGTCGCTGTAGTGGTCACCGATGAAGTCCAGGTAGCCGTTTTGGTAATGTCCTGGGTTGTTCCATCGGCATACTTGCCTGTAGCAGTAAATTGCTGGGTCGTTCCTTTTGCCAGGCTAATCGTCGGATTCAGCGGAGCCAAGGTAATCGACTGCAGGGCGGCACTTTGTACCGTGAGACTGGTTGTACCGCTCACCCCGCCGGAGGTTGCAGTGATGGTGGCTGTTCCCGCGGCAATGCCCTTTGCCAGTCCTCCGCTGCTGATCGTGGCCGTGGTCGGTGAAGAGGACGTCCACACCGGCGATATGACCTTTGTACTGCCGTCGTTATAGGTTCCCACGGCCTGGTATTGCTGCGTTGCCCCAATAGTGACAGTCGCACTTGCCGGCGTCACCGCGATCGACGACAGCGTTGGATCCACAAAAAAGCCCTTGCACGCAGTGCACGCCAACAGAATCAGGCTGGCCGCAAGGATACTCGCAAAGGCCGCTAACTTATTTTCCCGGTGCTCCCTCGGGCTATCTCCCATTTCTCTCATAGATCTGCTGCCCCCCGGCTTGCGGCGGTATTCCCTGTCTGTCTGTGCCCGTCTCTTCGATTTCCAGCCCCGTCAGGCGATGCTACAGCGGATTTCCCATCCCTATATACCGCAGCACCTGCTTGTATCGCATCGATTGACGTGAGAGACGCTGCGACCGATTTCTCTCTTTGCCTCTGCCCGATAGACGCACCTTATCACTCTGCGCTCGGACGCGCAGGAGGATCATCGTCCGGGCCTGAGTGTGGTCAAAAGGAAACAGAAGAGGCTCCCGCCGCGGCAAGCACTCGTCGTATGCCCGGCGAGTCCCCCTCTATCAGGCCGCCTTGACCATGATTCCAAACTGGGCGTCCTTGTTCTCTTCCTGAATGAACGTGGGCATCAACGGTTTCGCCGTGGCGGCAAAATCCGCAAACGCATCATTCATCCCCACATCGTCTGATAGCAGAATTCCACCGGGACGCAACCTCGGCCAGACCGACTCAAATTCAAACGTCATGTTGCGAAACGTATGGAGGCTATCGTGAATAAAGACATCCAGTTCACCAATGGAAGCAAGAATGTCGGGAAGAACTCGTTTGGTAGGCCCGAGGTAGAGCTTCCAGCGGCCTCTTAGATGTTGAGGAACGAGCGCGCCAACATGCTGATCAGCTTCCTTCCCAAGCGGCGGAAAATCAATGCTGAAAAGTCTTCCCTTCCGATTGACCGCTAGTGCCTGGAGCGCAAAGGCACTTGAGACTCCATTCGCCACTCCCGTCTCCAGGACCACATCCGGCATGCGGAGCCGGCAGATGACATAGATCGATCTGGCCAGCGCGAAGTCTCCGTTATGATTCCGGTTGAACGAGTCTTCTGCGCTGGCTTCCGCAATCCTCTCCGACACGGCCTTTTCAATCGCTGCTAGATCCTTCTCTGCAAGAATCTTCGCGATGTCGTCCTGCGATACATTCAGTGCCGCGCTGAGCGCATCCATTACCGACATAAACTCGCAGGTCTTGGTTGAGGAAATCCCGCGCTCCTTTTTGACCTCTACAACCGTCATCACTCGGTCGTAAAACTCCACCGGGTGCGTTGGGAGCAAGGAAAGCAACCGCAAAGCCTTGGAGGGGGTGACGCTCATGGAATCCTCTTCTCCGCACGCACCCGAACATGGTGGGCAATATAAGAATTGCGCCGACGCCGGATATTCGCGCCACTTCATTTTGAGAGTCTCGATCTCAAATGCGTTAGTTTAGATGCGGATTTCCAACCGGTCAGGTGTGCAGCGTATAGGATTTTTTCTTACTCGCCTGGCACAAAAGGCCACATCGAAGTCACCGTGTGCCCACCGTCCACCGGAATCACCTGCCCGGTCATGTAGTCCGACTGACTGCTCGCCATATACACCGCAAGCGGACTGACATCTTCCGGCGTCCCCAGACGCGGAGACGGCTGACTCTGCTTCAACCAGTTTTGCAGCTTCTCATCCTTCCACATCTCGCGGTTTAGATCCGTAAGGATAAAGCCTGGAGCGATGCAATTTACCTGAATATTATGCCGCCCCCACTCGGCCGCAAGGCACCGCGTCCATTGGGCAAGCGCCCCCTTGGAAGCTCCATAGATAGTGATATATGGAATGCCGATCAGTGAAGTCAGACTTCCTATATTGATAATCTTCCCGCCAGCTTTACGGGCGATCATATCGCGTCCGACGAACTGGGTTAGCCGCATCAACCCCACGAGGTTCGTCTGCAGGATGGCTTCCATCTCGTCCCGAGTGAAATCCTCGAAAGCCTTGCGAATATTCATCCCGGCTACATTCACCAGTATGTCGACCGCACCCGCTGCCTTGGCTGCACGCTCAATCGAGGAGTCCTGCGTCACATCCAGTTCCACTGCGCTGCCCTTCAATTTTTCAGCGGCGGCCTCCAAAGCATCCATCGAACGCGCTGCCAGAACAACATGTGCGCCTTCCTCCGCCATCTTCGTCGCAATCGCCAAACCGATTCCCCGGCTCGCACCAGCTACAAGTACCCGCTTCCTCTCCAGCAATCCCATATCTCTTCTTCCTATCTCTGTACGCGTGGCAATGCCGGCGCGAATCGCAGCTAGCCCTTCGCCGTATTCGCACTCGGCTGTACTCTGCTTCAACAGATCTCAAAAATATGCGTAAGACCGCCGCTATCTGCGGCAGCCATTTACGCCATTCTATCGCGATGCTGAATTTATCTTAAGCAGCGGTAGCACGCGCCTTGTTGTTCTGTGCATATTCGGGGTCGAAGTGGCCGTTCTTTATCCAGGGCTGGTACCCGAGCTTCGCTACGGCGCCGAAGAAGTGATTCCCCTGCGAGCGCGTCGGCGGTACGAGGTTTAATAGCCCGCGACACTTCTGCGCAGCCTGGGTAAGCTTTCCCCACGACGAGGTCGAAATCTCGCGCTCGTGCTCCGTAAGATTAAAGTCCCAGTAGCGAAAGCTGTAGCAAGCGAGCTTGCGTTCCGGAACAGCGCACAGTGCCGTCTTCTTCAACTCCGCCGGTGTCCAGCGGTGGATGAAATTCGGCACATCCGAATGCATCACGCCCCCGCGAACATTCTCGTTATCCATGACCGCAACGATCTCATACGGCTGCTTGAGGCCAAGCGACACCGCCAGATGAGCCGTCATCGAGTCGTTCGGTTCAAAGAAAACGACCCATCCCCGCGCAACCCGCAACATCTCCGCCAGTGCCTTGTAGGGAGAGCGGCAATGATGCAGAGTCGCGTGCGCAAACACCAGGTCGTAGCTGTCATCTGGCAGCGCAATCGCCTCCGCATTCAGATGTAGGCCTGTAGTATTCAGGTTGGACAGGGTCAGGTTGTGGAAGCCGGCACCTTCCAGAATTGCTACATCGTCACTCGCTCCGCCAATCACCAGCACTCTGCTATCAAGAGGGATGGCAGCCTTCTGGGAGTAACTCGCGAGAATATGAATCGGTACGGAAAGATCCCTCATATATGCCCCCACACAGTTCTTCCTGTTACTGCCAATGGACTTCGAGCGTTCTAAGTAACCCGGGCCTCGAAGTGTTGCGATGGGCAGAGATGATAGCAAGCCAGGAGCGACTACACAAACTCCTGCCCAGATACGATTTACGCCAGTGATTATCCGATTGAAACTTTCGTTTGGCAACTTGTTTCCGCAGGCACCGACGAAAGAGCAAAGAGACAACCTCTTTATCCAGAATTCTCCTATTGCGCCTTGATTGAAATGCCTTGCACCGAGTAAGCCGGAACGTCGATCGTAGTTGTATAACCTGTTCCCTGTTGCGTTAACGATAGGGAGGAGGAATTAATCATCGCTCCATTCACAATTTGGTAGAGCGTAGCTTGAGGTGTCCCAAAGCCGACGTTCTGCAGGCTCACTGATATGCGTGAGTAAGCCGTGGATGTCGGATTGGTGATCACTATGGCATCCTGAGTCGCGTTATAAAACGCCGTCGCCGCCAATCCACCACCACCAGACAGTGGAGTCACAGACTTAGCCATGTAACCACCAGCGGCAAGTCCCAGGTAATTGCTGGCGCCTATCAACTGGAACGCATAGTACTGCGGATAGGGCGCAGGCGTTGCGCCTGCGGAGTAGAGGCAATCGGAGTTCTCGTCCAGAACCCCCACAATGCAGAACCATGGATACGCAGAACTCGCAAAATAGACAAGCTTACTTGGTAGAGGTAATCCGCTGTACACCGAATTCAGCATGTCGCTGGCATACAGTGCATTCCAGACGGGCGCATAGGTCGCATCGTTCCGGCAGCAGTCCTTAAAGAATGCCCAATTTGTGTTGAACTCTGTCACATAAATCGGTGTGTTAGCCCCCAACGGCTGGCTACCCAGCTTTACCTGCTGATAGACCTTGTTATAGACGCCATAAGCCCCATTATTTGGATCCTGTGTCTGTTGATAGACGGAATTAGTGCCGTTATAGCTATCCCATTGGGCTTGCAAGCCTACTTTGCCAAACAGATAGTGGTGATAGCTGACAAAATCCACATAGGGTGCAGTCGTCGAACCGCTGAGAAGTGTGTTGATCCATAGCTGCGAATACCCCGAAAGCACAGGGCCACCGACACGGATGGTTGCGCCATCCGCGGCTGCCTGCTGCTTCATCAACGGAGCGGCAGCGGCATAGATAGACATGTAGGTACTCAAGTGATTGTTCGTGCAGAGACCTGTCGCATTCGGCTCGTTCCAGATCTCATAATCCTGAACATAGCCTGGAAATTTGGCATCCATGTGAGCCACATAAGCCGCAGCCATCTGTCCCCATTGATTTACGTCCGTTGGAGCAACCGTGGTATTCCCCGTTCCGCAAGGATTAGGATTCGGCTGCAGCCATGGCGGCGTCAACGAGATCTGTAGAAGAACCTTTTGTCCAGCCGCCTGGATTGAGGCGATCATCGGGTCGATCTTCGTCCAGTCCGGCGTCGTGGTACTGAAGACCAATGGAACCTGCGCATACAAGCGAGATACTGTCACACCCGCCTGAGTAATCAACGTCCTGTCCGCCGTAGAATGCATGGCCTCACCCCGGCCCGCACCAAATATATCGGCGGCAATCGGGTAGTTGGTAAAGGTGCGCCCACCAAAGTCCGCTGAGATACCAGACATCACGGTGACGACTGCACCGCTTGTCTTATTCAGTGTCGTATCTGTAACTCTCACGGTATGTTTTCCAGGAGTGGCGGGAGCCGTGTATACACCGTTATTGGTCACGGTTCCAACGGTAGAATTGCCGCCTGCGATGTTATCCACCGTCCACGTCACCGTTCCTGCGTCCGGTACGGCACAGAGTTGAGGCTGGAATGTCTGCTGTCCGGATGGCGGGATGTAAGAGGTGTAGGGATAAATTCCAAATGACGGGCTGCTGGAGATGGTGATGGTAGACGATCCCGTAACACTGGTTGAGGCTTGGCTAACCGCACGTATGTTATGGGTTCCGGTGGTTGCCGGCGCCGTATACAAGCCTCCGGAAGTAATGGTGCCCACTGTACTGTTTCCGTTGAGTTTTCCGTCCACATACCAGGTCACTGCGGTATTGGTCATTCCCGTTACGATGGCCGTGAACTGCATCGTCTGCGATGGCAGAGAACACGGCAGGTATGGACCGACGGTAACCATAGGTCCGGGATCTCCAGCGATTCCTGTGCCGGTTAATGGAATATTCAGCGGGCTCCCCATTGCGCTCTCATTGACAACCATAGTTGTCGAGCGCGTGCCAATCGCCTGGGGGTTAAAGATGATGGAAACCGTGCAGGTTGCATTCGCAGCCAGCGTGCCGCTGCCATTGCTTCCAACGCAGTCGGTGGTAAAAGGATAGTCTGCCGACGTCTTGATCGAGTTGATCGTAAGCGCTACGGACTGGTTGTTGGTGATCGTCACCGGCAAGGGGGTGCTCGGCGTCAGGACAATCTGGTTATAAAAGTACAAACCTCCTACTACCGGAACCGTCGATACGGCTAACACTGCATTTCCCGATATCGAAATGGTTTGTGGCGAGCCCGGCGCATCATCGGTAACGACGAGATTGCTGGTGGTATATCCAACCACTGTCGGCGAATAGGTAACTGTAATCGTACAAGTCTGGCCCGCCGCCAAAGAGCTTCCGCAGTTGTTCGTCTGTGAAAACGGCGCACCGATCTGAATACTGGAGATCGTTAACGGCGTTGTTTGTCCATTGGTCAGCGAGAGATTCTGGGATGCACTCGTTCCAATCGCCTGGTTGGGGAATGCGTAGCTCTTGAGCGACGTCGTCACTCCGCTCGAAGTCGTTCCACCACTTGCAGAGCCCGATAGATATAGGACTTGGGTTCCCGAACCATAGTTGACAATCACGGAGCCGGTCTTCGTTCCAGATGACGTGGGAACGAAATTCACAGTTATCGTGCAGCTCGCATTTGCCAATAGAGTCGATGGACAGTTGTTGGTCTGAGAGAAATTCCCTGTCGTGGTAATGCCACTGATCGTGAGCGATGTTGTCAGCTCATTCGTTAACGTTGCGGTCTGAGCAACGCTGGTACTCCCAACCGCCGTACTCGAAAACGTAAGAGACGTCGGCGAGAAGAGTACCGGGCCAATCACGCCCGTACCACTCAAGGGTACCTGTTGTGGGCTTGCAGGACCGTTGTCCGTTATTGTGATGGTGTCGGAGCGGACCCCTTGGGCCAGCGGTTGAAAATCTACCGAGATGGTGCACGACGCACCGGCTGCAAGCGTCGATGGCGACAAGGGGCAAGTCGTCGAGGTGATCGCATAATCCGCCCCAACGCCGATTGAGGCGATCGCCAATGCCGCGGATGTTCCGTTCGTCACGGTCACCGTCTTTGCGGACGATATCTGGCCGATCTGTACGTTGCCCCAGGAGAGTGACGCAGGTGAGAACGAAACACCGGTTGATACCGATGTCCCCGTACCGGTCAGAGATGCTGTTGTCGGCGACCCCGGCGCGTTATGGGAGATCGTGAGCGTATCCTGCCTGGTACCAGTGGCCGTTGGTGTCAACGTGACCGTCACTGTGCATGTGGCATTCGCTGCAAGCGAGTTCGGACTCACCGGGCAGTTTGACGAAGTTGTATAGTCCGTCAGACTAGTTGCTATCGAAGAGATTGTTATCGGCTGGGTATAGGTGTTGGCTAACGTCAGGCTCTGCGGAGAACTTGAAGCACCAACCTGCACGCTACCAAAGTCAACACTGTTGGGCGTGAGCGTCACATAGTTCGACGGCGTCGATCCCGAAAGATAAAGCTGCAACACACTGCTGCTGGTCGGCGTCGTGAAGCCCACCGTAACGCCACCACTGGAAGAGCCTGCTGCAATCGGACTATAGGTCACAGAGAAGGTGCAGGTAGCTCCAGCGGCCAGGGTGCTGGGGCTGATCGGGCAATTATCCGTCTCTCCAAAGCGCGCGCTCACTTTAATGCTTGTCAGGGTAATCGCGCTGGAGGTGGTGTTCGTTAATGTAGCAGATTGCGGCGTACTCGTCGTGCCAACAGCAACGCCCGTAAAGCTCAGTAATGTAGGCGAAAACAAGATAGGCCCGACGGCACCAAGTCCAGACAGCGGCAGGGATTGCGTCGCGCTAGGGGCATCATCCGTGATTGTGACTGCATTCGTCCTAGTGCCCGAGGCCAGCGGACGAAACTGAATGGAGACGGTGCAGGAAGCCGCCGCAGCCAGCGTGGACGGAGAGACTGGGCACGTGGTCGCGCTCACAAGAAAATCCGAGCCTGAAGGAACAGAAATACTCGAGATCGTCAGAGGGACGGATTGACTATTGGTCAGCGTAAAGGACTTTGCTGCCGAGACCTGACCGATCTGCACTGTATTCCACGAGAGGCTGGTTGGGGAGAGTGTCACGTCCTGCGCCGCTGCAAAGGCGGCCATTAACGGAAACATTGTGCACAACATGAAGTGAAGCTTGTTAGGAAGGAGCTTAGTCTTTCGTTCAAAAAGTTGCACGTCTTCCCCCGGTTCTCTGAATGGACAAGCACATTTCATACGTCGCAATACGTCGCAGTGGCGCTGAAGGGGTCCCGGGCGAGTAGGTTGAAGGAAGATACCAACGCCCTCCCCGTTCATATTCTGTCGCGAGGATCGCCTAAGCTCTCGCGTCGATGTACGCGGGGCGGAAGATCTTCGCGTCATGGTTCTGTGCAAATGAGGGGCCACTTCCAGCACATCGCTCTTCTTTAAAGGACGAATCGCAGTTGGAAAGCCAGGCCCGCTCTGAGATAACGCTCCTGCAATCCCATTGTTAGACGTGGATGAGTAAGGCTGGGTTGTAACAGTAATGGATATTCGATTGCAGCAAAGAGGGCTGGAATCGGCAGTACGTTGCATACTTCGGCTAGCGGGTTACCTCTAGCTATTGGACGATAAGAGCGGACCACTTACTTTCGTAATAGATTGCGCCGATTTTGAAGTTTCCGGCTGGAGGCTTCAGCTTCAAGTCATTACTTTGTAATTGCAGGTGTTGCGTGTGGAACCGATTTTCGCACCGCCATTTCAGGATTGCGGCTGCTGTTAAGAAGGCAATTTAGATGAGTGCGTCCTATGGCTCCTTGGTATATGTCACCGTCTCAGGCACGCTTTCTGGGATAAATAGTGCAGAACATTGCACACTAGCTGGACGTAATTAGCATCTCTTAAGGTAAGTACTTTGTCTCAACTGTTCCTGCGTCGTCTAAAAAGCTCTGACGAAAGGATCGAATGTATGGGCTTGCAACGGTCTCGCACTCTTCTGCTCCTTGTGTATCTCTCAGCGTTACTGCTAGTGGGGTGTGGAGGATTCAAAGGAGTAGTTACACCAACTCTCTCCTCCATCTCGCCTTCAACCATCGCTGCGGGCAGCGCCGGTTTCACGCTCACAGCCAATGGCAGTAACTTCACCGGCGGAACGAAGATTGTGTGGGACGGTGTCGCGCAACAGACCACGGTAGTCTCCAACACCCAGTTGACAACTACCATCTCTGCAGCCCAGATTGCATCTCCTGGAACCATCGCCATCAGCATTCTCAAGTCGGATACCACTTCCTCCAATGTGCTCAAGTTAACGATCACCGGAACGGGCCCACAAGGTCCCACGCTCACCTCAATCTCTCCCTCCACCATAGCCGCCGGCAGTGCAAGCTTCACCCTCACGGCTACAGGCACGAACTTCACAAAGGGCAGCACGATCACCTGGAACGGCGTCTCCATCAGCACCACCACATTCGATTCGGCGACTCAACTTCACGCCACCATCTCCGCCGCACAGGTCGCGCTTCCCGGCACCGTCAACGTGGGCATCCTCGACTCCACCAACACCCTGTCGAATCAACTTCCCTTCACTATCACCGGCACAGGCTCCACCGCGCCACCTACGCTCACTTCGCTCAATCCATCCACCGTAGTGGCCGGAAATCCTGGCTTCACGCTGACCGCTACCGGGACCAACTTCGTAAATGCCAGCCAGATTACATGGAATGGCGCCCCCCTCACCACGACCTTTGTGTCGGCAACGCAACTCACGTCTGTGATTTCAGCAACCTCCCTCGTTGCAGCACAGAATGTAAACGTGGCTGTGCTGAATCCTGACAGCACAATTTCCAATTCTTTGACCTTTGAAATCTCTGCGAACCCGGATGTCTCCCCGACGCTTACTTCTATCAACCCATCCGTCGTCGCCGCAGGAAGTCCTGCGTTCACGATGACGCTGGTTGGAACGAACTTTGATAATGCAGCGGTCGTGCAATCGACGAATTCGAATGTGACGACAAATCTGACGACGACTTTCGTCAGCCCCACGCAACTTACCGCACAGATTCCTGCCTCGATGCTTACGGATATAGGGCAATATCAGATCACCGTCCAGAACCCAGGCCCGAGAATTTCGAATCCAAGACCTCTTTATGTCGGCATTGTCACTTACTTCGGAGAGGTGAAGGATCTGGTCTGGGATCCGCAGCACCAGTTGTTCTATGCCTCGGTACCGAACGAATCCACCAGGAGCCCCAATACGGTTGTGGCGCTCACACCAACGGGCAAACCTACATTCCACCCGGTCCCGGGGGATCCCGATCGCCTCGCGATCTCCGGCGACGGGCAGTATTTGTATGTTGGGCTCGACGCAAAAGGAACGGTTCAGCGTTATAGTCTGCCCAGCTTTACACCGGATATCAGTGTGTCGCTAGGTGCGGATCCTAACCTGGGCCCGTACTATGCGCTCGATCTCCAGGTCGCGCCGGGAGCACCGCATACGATCGCGGTATCTCGAGGAATACCCGGCACAGCTTCCATCTATCAGGCGCAAGGCGGCGTCGCGATATATGATGACGCGGTCCAGCGCCCCTCTGTTGTCACACCTACCAGCCAGCCCGGAGTTACGGCGCTGCTGGATACGATTCAGTGGGGAGCCGATAGCACCATACTTTATGCTGCAGATTATGAGAACGCCGGTGGCGACTTCTACCAACTGGCGGTGTCTCCGTCTGGCGTAACCTTTGTCAGCGATCACCCCAACTACTTCCCGCCTCCTGATCTCCGCATTCATTTCGATACGGGGAAGCTCTATGGAGATGATGGTGCCGTCGTCGATCCTGTAAGTGCCACCCAATTGAAGAGCTTTGTTGCCGGAGGAATCATGACTCCCGACTCCACTCTGGGGCTGGCCTATTTCCTGGGACAACCCGCGGCTCAATCTGGCACCGTGGGCTACCTGCTCCAATCCTTCAACCTCGCGTCTACCAATGCAATCAAGGGCATCCCGCTCTATAACATTCAAGGCGCGCCTCAGCACATGGTCCATTGGTCGACAACTGGAACGAGCACAGTCAACGGTCTGGCCTTCAGTACATCCAAGATCGCTAACTGCGCATTCTCCCCCTGCTCTACCAGTTCTGGAGGGGTCTATATCCTCGTCGGTCCATTTATCACCAGCACAGCACCGTAGCGGACTCTTCGAGAATTGCCGGTTGTAAAAAGCCGGCAATTCTCGATCTCTCTGGAACGCCAGGTTCGGATTCGCAACAAGGTTTTACAACGCACAGTGAACGCAGATTGGACAGTCCAGTTACGAAGCTCGAGTGCTTCCAACCTGCATTTTTGAATACTCCTGGAGGAGTACCCCGTGTTTCAAAAATATCTGATTGCCGCTGCGCTGCTTCTGGGGCCCGCCTGCATGTTCAGCCAGGTGGTGCCTGCAGCCCGCGGAGGAGCGCCCCCGCTCACCGTCGGAGGTTACTTCTCGTATTTCAATACTGACTATGCTTCCAATCACATGGCAGGGTTCGGAGCCTGGGTGGACTGGATGCCGCTGCGCAACCTTGGAGTCGAAGCCGAAGGCCGCTGGCTTCGCTTCAACGCCCCACACGACTTTCACCAGGACACATACCTGATTGGCCCGCGTTACTCCTTCCGTCGCGGCCATCATCTCACGCCCTACGTCAAGGTGCTGCTCGGTGCAGGTGAGATTAACTTTCCTTATAGCCTTGCGCATGGCGGATACTTCGCCGTCGCACCTGGGGGCGGAATCGACTACCGGCTCCAGCGGCACTGGCGAGTGCGTGCGGACTACGAGTATCAGTTCTGGCCAACAGCGGTCGGGATTCCGGGCATCTCCAGCAGTATGCTCAAACCGAATGGAGTGAGCGTGGGACTCTCCTATCGCATCTATTAAAAGCAGACTGGTCCATAACCAACTAACGCCACGCTACGTGGGCCCCCGGCTCGCTTCGATTCCCGTTAGGATCAGAGGCTCGCTCCCGGCTCTGGCGCGCTCAGAACCAGCACAGGCTATAGGGATTCCGGAGCAACAGAGGGTGAATTTGGATGACAAGAACCTGGTCAAGATGAGCACGGAAGACACAACACTCCGGAATGTACCGTCACTGGTAGCCCGCAATCTCATTGCCCGGCTCTCTACCGAGTGCAAGGCCTACTGCATTCTGAGCGGCTATGACCAGCTTCCTGAAAGCTTCGACTCCGACATCGACTTGATGGTCGACGCCAATGACTTTCAACATATGCCCTTGCTCATTCAGGATCTGGCAAGCGGCACTGGCACGCATTTGTTTCGCACCACGCAACACGAGATCAGCGCTTGCGCCTATCTTCTATCCGCACAATCGGGTGCGAACCTCATCTTCATATCTGCTGATTGCTGTGCAGACTACCGTCATTATGGCCGATTGTGGCTCCGCGCCGATGAAGTCCTTGCAAGCCGCCGCCGGCATCCCAATGGTTTCTGGATACCGGGCGCCTCCTATGAGTTTCTCTACTACCTCATCAAGCGGATGAACAAGCGGGACTTTACCGCTCAGCAAGGCCAACGACTGCATCGTCTGTACA from Acidisarcina sp. encodes the following:
- a CDS encoding Ig-like domain-containing protein — translated: MGDSPREHRENKLAAFASILAASLILLACTACKGFFVDPTLSSIAVTPASATVTIGATQQYQAVGTYNDGSTKVISPVWTSSSPTTATISSGGLAKGIAAGTATITATSGGVSGTTSLTVQSAALQSITLAPLNPTISLAKGTTQQFTATGKYADGTTQDITKTATWTSSVTTTATIDANGLATAIATGNTQIQGSSGGVNATTTLTVTQ
- a CDS encoding class I SAM-dependent methyltransferase, encoding MSVTPSKALRLLSLLPTHPVEFYDRVMTVVEVKKERGISSTKTCEFMSVMDALSAALNVSQDDIAKILAEKDLAAIEKAVSERIAEASAEDSFNRNHNGDFALARSIYVICRLRMPDVVLETGVANGVSSAFALQALAVNRKGRLFSIDFPPLGKEADQHVGALVPQHLRGRWKLYLGPTKRVLPDILASIGELDVFIHDSLHTFRNMTFEFESVWPRLRPGGILLSDDVGMNDAFADFAATAKPLMPTFIQEENKDAQFGIMVKAA
- a CDS encoding SDR family oxidoreductase codes for the protein MKQSTAECEYGEGLAAIRAGIATRTEIGRRDMGLLERKRVLVAGASRGIGLAIATKMAEEGAHVVLAARSMDALEAAAEKLKGSAVELDVTQDSSIERAAKAAGAVDILVNVAGMNIRKAFEDFTRDEMEAILQTNLVGLMRLTQFVGRDMIARKAGGKIINIGSLTSLIGIPYITIYGASKGALAQWTRCLAAEWGRHNIQVNCIAPGFILTDLNREMWKDEKLQNWLKQSQPSPRLGTPEDVSPLAVYMASSQSDYMTGQVIPVDGGHTVTSMWPFVPGE
- a CDS encoding class I SAM-dependent methyltransferase, with product MRDLSVPIHILASYSQKAAIPLDSRVLVIGGASDDVAILEGAGFHNLTLSNLNTTGLHLNAEAIALPDDSYDLVFAHATLHHCRSPYKALAEMLRVARGWVVFFEPNDSMTAHLAVSLGLKQPYEIVAVMDNENVRGGVMHSDVPNFIHRWTPAELKKTALCAVPERKLACYSFRYWDFNLTEHEREISTSSWGKLTQAAQKCRGLLNLVPPTRSQGNHFFGAVAKLGYQPWIKNGHFDPEYAQNNKARATAA
- a CDS encoding choice-of-anchor D domain-containing protein, whose product is MFPLMAAFAAAQDVTLSPTSLSWNTVQIGQVSAAKSFTLTNSQSVPLTISSISVPSGSDFLVSATTCPVSPSTLAAAASCTVSIQFRPLASGTRTNAVTITDDAPSATQSLPLSGLGAVGPILFSPTLLSFTGVAVGTTSTPQSATLTNTTSSAITLTSIKVSARFGETDNCPISPSTLAAGATCTFSVTYSPIAAGSSSGGVTVGFTTPTSSSVLQLYLSGSTPSNYVTLTPNSVDFGSVQVGASSSPQSLTLANTYTQPITISSIATSLTDYTTSSNCPVSPNSLAANATCTVTVTLTPTATGTRQDTLTISHNAPGSPTTASLTGTGTSVSTGVSFSPASLSWGNVQIGQISSAKTVTVTNGTSAALAIASIGVGADYAITSTTCPLSPSTLAAGASCTISVDFQPLAQGVRSDTITITDNGPASPQQVPLSGTGVIGPVLFSPTSLTFSSTAVGSTSVAQTATLTNELTTSLTISGITTTGNFSQTNNCPSTLLANASCTITVNFVPTSSGTKTGSVIVNYGSGTQVLYLSGSASGGTTSSGVTTSLKSYAFPNQAIGTSASQNLSLTNGQTTPLTISSIQIGAPFSQTNNCGSSLAAGQTCTITVTYSPTVVGYTTSNLVVTDDAPGSPQTISISGNAVLAVSTVPVVGGLYFYNQIVLTPSTPLPVTITNNQSVALTINSIKTSADYPFTTDCVGSNGSGTLAANATCTVSIIFNPQAIGTRSTTMVVNESAMGSPLNIPLTGTGIAGDPGPMVTVGPYLPCSLPSQTMQFTAIVTGMTNTAVTWYVDGKLNGNSTVGTITSGGLYTAPATTGTHNIRAVSQASTSVTGSSTITISSSPSFGIYPYTSYIPPSGQQTFQPQLCAVPDAGTVTWTVDNIAGGNSTVGTVTNNGVYTAPATPGKHTVRVTDTTLNKTSGAVVTVMSGISADFGGRTFTNYPIAADIFGAGRGEAMHSTADRTLITQAGVTVSRLYAQVPLVFSTTTPDWTKIDPMIASIQAAGQKVLLQISLTPPWLQPNPNPCGTGNTTVAPTDVNQWGQMAAAYVAHMDAKFPGYVQDYEIWNEPNATGLCTNNHLSTYMSIYAAAAPLMKQQAAADGATIRVGGPVLSGYSQLWINTLLSGSTTAPYVDFVSYHHYLFGKVGLQAQWDSYNGTNSVYQQTQDPNNGAYGVYNKVYQQVKLGSQPLGANTPIYVTEFNTNWAFFKDCCRNDATYAPVWNALYASDMLNSVYSGLPLPSKLVYFASSAYPWFCIVGVLDENSDCLYSAGATPAPYPQYYAFQLIGASNYLGLAAGGYMAKSVTPLSGGGGLAATAFYNATQDAIVITNPTSTAYSRISVSLQNVGFGTPQATLYQIVNGAMINSSSLSLTQQGTGYTTTIDVPAYSVQGISIKAQ
- a CDS encoding outer membrane beta-barrel protein, with the protein product MFQKYLIAAALLLGPACMFSQVVPAARGGAPPLTVGGYFSYFNTDYASNHMAGFGAWVDWMPLRNLGVEAEGRWLRFNAPHDFHQDTYLIGPRYSFRRGHHLTPYVKVLLGAGEINFPYSLAHGGYFAVAPGGGIDYRLQRHWRVRADYEYQFWPTAVGIPGISSSMLKPNGVSVGLSYRIY